ATCCCCGCCGTGGGCGACCCCGATGAGCGGCTGCGCCGGGTGGCGGCGCTCACCCGCACCGCCAAGCGCACCGCGCGCGGCGCATCCACAGCCCTGATCGGCCCGCTCTTCCGGCTGCTGGCCCGGCTGGGGCTCTACCGACGGTTCATCGACGGCCAACGGCTCATCCACACCTTCACGAGCAACGTGCGCGGGCCGGCCGAGCCGCTCACCCTCGTGGGCTGCCCGATCACCGCACTGCTGCCGCTGAGCGCGGCGACGGGCAATGTCACCGTCGCGTTCGCTGCGCTCTCCTACGCGGGCACTCTGGTGATCACGATTGTCGCCGACCCGGATGCCTGCCCCGACCTGCAGGCGCTCCGGGAGGCGCTCGTGACCGAACTCGCCGCACTGGGCCTCACCGCCATAGGAGGGGTCAGACCGGCCTGACTCGATGGGTATCACACCGGCCTGACCGGCTGCTCACTGCGATACGCCCCTAGCGAAATCCCTGTTGATAGCGTGTTTATCTCGGGACAACGCAGGCGAGGGCCACAAGCTCACACGCCTCGCACCCGCCAAGGAGGACACCCATCACGGTGTCCACCGCACTGACAGGAATAGGGGAATCACCATGACCGTCACCAACAAAGTCGCACTCGTCACCGGAGCCGGCCAGGGCATCGGACGCGGCATCGCTCTGAGGCTCGCCCAGGACGGCTTCGATATCGCCGTGGCCGACCTCGCGGTGCAGGCCGAGAAGGCCGCGGGCGTCATCACAGAGATCGAGGCGTTGGGCCGCGCTGCGGTGTTCGTCAGCGTGGATGTCTCCCAGCGCGACGACGTCTTCGCCGCCGTCGACGCCGCGGCACAGCGCCTGGGCGGGTTCGACGTGATCGTCAACAACGCCGGCATCGCCCAAGTCACTCCGTTGTCGGAGATCACCGAAGACGAGCTCGACTCGATCTTCCGGATCAACGTGAACAGCGTGATCTGGGGCATCCAGGCCGCCGTGGCCAAGTTCGACGAGCTGGGACACCCCGGCAAGATCATCAACGCGGCGTCGATCGCGTCCATCCAGGGATTCCCGATCCTCGGTGCGTACTCGGCGTCCAAGTTCGCCGTGCGCGGCATCACCCAGGTCGCCGCACAAGAGCTGGCGCCGAAGAAGATCACCGTCAACGCCTACGCGCCCGGAATCGTCGGTACGGGGATGTGGGACCTCATCGATGAGAAGCTCAGCGCGATCAATGGCAAGCCCCGTGGACAGAACCTCAAGGAGAACGTCGACGGCATCGCCCTCGGGCGTATCGAAACCCCGGAAGACGTGGCCAAGGTGGTGTCATTCTTCGCCGGGCCCGACTCCGATTACGTCACCGGGCAGGTGCTGCTGGTCGACGGCGGCATGCTCTATAACTGAGTCGCGTCTCTTCAGCCGGGCGGTTCCCTTCGCGGGAGCCGCCCGCTTGTGCCTAGATCGTGCCGAGCGCGAGGAGTTTGGCGCGCACATCCGCGTCGCTGGGCTCGACCATGTGGCTGTTGTCGGCGAACACGAGCACAGGAATCTGGGTGCGGCCGCTGATGGCGCGGGCCCGGTCGGCGCCGTCCTCGACGGTCTCCAGGTCCACGTAGTCGTAGGCCACGCCCAGGCCGTCGAGTAGCTTCTTGGAGCGGCGGCAGTCCTTGCACCACTCGGCGCCGAACATGGTCAAGTCAGCGGCGGCGGGCGTTGCGGGTGTGGTCATGGGTCGAGCTTACGGGCGGGCCGGCTTAGAGAACCCTGGGCACCCCGGACTGCGCCGGCCGTCGCCGGCCGGGCGCTCCCGGCGATCAACCGGAGCGAAAGTGCGAAACGCTCAGCTCGCTGAGGTGAGTTCCGGTTCGTCGGAGGGCGTCACATCCGCCGCGCCCGGCCGCACGCGGGTGGCCAGCACCGGTGCGAACAACACCACGAGAAGCCCCGCCAGCGGAACCACGAGGAGCCCGTAGCGCAGCGTGGTGAGGTCGGCGATGGCGCCCACGATGGGCGGCGACACCAGGAAGCCGAGCCGCAGCAGCCACGCGACGATGGTGAGCCCGGTGCCGGCGCGGAAGCCGGGCAACTCGTCGGCCGCGTGCATGGCCGCGGGGATCAGCGTGGCCACGCCCAGCCCGGCGAGGCCGAAGCCCACGATGGTGCCCGGGATGGACGGGAACGCGAGGGCGCTGCCCATGCCGAGAAAGACGATGGCGCCGCCGGCGCGGGCCACGGCGCGCTGGCCGAACCTGTCGACCAGAGAGTCGCCGAGCATCCGGCCGATGAACTGCATGCCCTGCAGTGCGATGAAGCCCAGTCCGGCCACCAGAGCGGATGTCTCGAGCGTGTCGGTGAGGTAGATGGCCGACCACGAGGCCCCGGCGTCTTCCACGACGGCGCCCGACGCGGCGATCACCACGAGGGCCCCGAGCACCAGCCACTTGCCCAACCGGGCGGGGGAGCGGGTGGGTACCGTGGTGGCGATCGGCGCGGCGGCCTCGGGTTCAAGCGGCTCTGGGCCGGCCAGCAGGAACCGGTAGGTGTAGAGCGCGAACAGGCTGAACGTGACCGCCGAGACCACGAGGTGGGTGCCGCGCGGAACGTCGAGCTGGGCCGCCGCGGCGCCGAGCAGACCGCCCGTGACGGCGCCGATGCTCCACACCGCGTGGAAGGAGTTGAGGATGCTCCTCTTGTACAGCCGCTGCACGCGCAGTCCGTGCGAGTTCTGGGCCACGTCGGTGATGGAGTCCATGGCGCCGGCGAGGAAGATGCCGGCCGCCAGCGCGATCCAGCTCGGCGCGATACCCGCCACGATCAGCCCTACCGAGGTGAGGATGGTGGAGGCGATGGCCACCCGGGACGAGCGGAACCGGCGGATGAGCATGCCCGCGGCGAGTCCGGCGATGAGGGCTCCCAGCGGGAACGCCGCGACGGCCAGCCCGAACTCGGCGTTGCTCAGGCCCAGCTCCGACTTGATCGCGGGATACCGGGGGATCAGGTTCGCGAACAGCGCGCCGTTGGTGAAGAACAAAACAGCGACGGCTACGCGCGCACGGCGCACCTCCACGGCGGGGCGGATGCTGGAGCGAGCGGGAGGCGTCATTGCGTCAGGGGTCTTTCCGGTGGAGGTCGCGAATCCGGTGCGGGGCACAGGGTTCAAGCTTGGCACGGATGCCGGCGCCGGTGGGTGCGCCACCGGCCCGGGCGGCCCTTTCCGGCGACCGGGTGGCTGCCTATGCTGGCAGGGTCGCGCGCAGGCCGGCGGTGCTTCCGCGGTCCGCCTGCCCGGAGCCAGGGAGGAACCCATGACGTTCACCGATCTCGACGGGCGCCCCGAGAAACCACCGCTCAAGGTGGGCCCGGCGGTGCGGGCGCTGGCCGGCTGCGTGGCCCGCACCGCCCTGCTGCTGGCCGAGCGGCGCATCCACCTGCCCCGGGAGAACACCGGCCGGCTGCTGAGTTTCGGCGACGGCAGCCGGGCGGTGGTGTACCGCGAGACCGTAGTGGACCGCGGGGTCACCCACGACCCGGCGGTGCTCGTGGTGGGGTTCCGGTTACGGGTGCTGCGGGGCCGGGCGCACCGCTGGTTCCGGGTGCAGAGCATCCTCAACACGCCACTCTTCGTCGGGTTTCCCGGCTACGTGTCCAAGCTCTGGATGACCCACGACGAACACGGCGTGTACCGAGGCATCTATGAGTGGGACGGCCCCGACCGCGCCGAGACGTACGCGCGCACCCTGTGGCGGGTGCTTGCGCTGGGCAGTGTGCCCGGGTCGATCCACTACCGGGTGCTGACCGGGGTGCACCGGGACGAGTTACTCGCCGATCCGGCGGCCTACCTGCCGGGGACCGGGCCGGCAGTGGACGGGCCGCCGGCCGTGACGGTGATCGGTCCTGCGGGGTGGTGGCGTCCGGCCAGGCCGATGCAGCCCAAAGCCCGGCTGCGCGAACCGGTATGACCGGTTTCGACACGGATGTGCTCGTGGTGGGCGCCGGCACCACGGGGCTCACCCTGGCGTTGCAGGCGCACGACCACGGTGCCCGGGTGCGAATCGTGGAGCGCCGCCCGGAGCCGTTCCGGCCGTCACGGGCGATGGTGATGCATCCGCGCACGCTGGAGCTGCTGCGTCCGCTGGGGGTGACGGATGCCCTGCTCGGCCGCGGCGACACGTCCCCGTCCGTGCGGCTGCACCTGGGCTCGCGCGAGGTCCTGGTGTCGGTGGACCGGTTCGACCTGCCGGGCACGGCCTTCCCGCACCTGCTGCTGATCCGGCAGGCGGATGTGGAGGCGGTGCTGGCCGCGGCGCTCGCCGAGCGGGGCGTACTCGTGGAGCGCGGCACCGAGGTGGTGCGGGTGGCCCGGTTGGGCGGCGGCGGTGCGCGGGCCGTGCTGCGCGGGGATGACCGGCCCGAGCAGGAGGTGCGCTGCCGGTACCTGGCCGGCTGCGACGGACCGGCCAGTCTGGTGCGCCGGTCGGTGGGCGGTTGGCTGGGCGGCGACTACGCACAGGAGGTGGTGCTGGCCGACCTGGAACTGGAAGCATCCGCGTCGCTCGAGCCGGGGGTGGCGCAGGTGGTCGTTGGGCGGCGCGGCCTGGTCTTCCTGTTCAACATCGGGGAGCGGGCCGGCTGGCGCATGCTCGCCACCCGCCCCGCCGGCGCGGACCGGCAGCCGTTCGGCCAGCCGGGACCGACGGTGCCGGCCACGGCCCTGCAGAGCCTGCTCGACGCGGCCGGACTGCCGGCACGGATCGCGTCCGTGGCCTGGTCCGCCCAGGTGCGGCTGCAACACCGCCTCGCCAGCCGGTTCAGCCGCGGGCCTCTGTTCCTGGCCGGCGACGCCGCTCACGCGCACTCGCCGGCGGGAGCGCAGGGCATGAACGCGGGCATCCACGACGCCGTCAACCTCGGCTGGAAACTGGCGCTCGCCTCCAGTGCCGGCTCGGCCGGATCCCTGGCCGGCCTGCCCGGCTCCGCGCTGCTGGATTCGTACGCCGCGGAGCGCCGCCGCGCGGATGCCGCTGTGCTGCGCCTGACACACGCCATCTATTGGGCGGAGGCGAGCCTCAATCCGGTGGCCCAGCTGGCCCGCGGAGTGCTCGTGCCGCTGGCTGCACCGCTGGTGCCCTGGCTGCTTCGGCGCCGCCGGCTCACCGCTGCGGTGGTGCGCACGCTGGCCCAGTTCCGGCTGCGGTACCGGCACAGTCCGCTGTCGGTGGAGGTGCAGGCCTCGCTGGTGCCGGTGCGCGGCGGGCTGGCCCGGCGCGGGCTGCGGCCCGGGTCACGCGTGGCCGACACCCTGGTGCGCTGCGAGGGCCGCCGCGTGCGGTTACACGAGCTGCTTGCGGGGCCGGGGGTGCATATTCTGCTGCAGGCGGATGCCCGCCCGGTGCCGGAGCGTCTGCTCGGTGCGCTGACGCACGCCTACCGGCTCGACGACCGGCCGGGCACCGGCATGCTCGTCGTGCGACCTGACGGATACGTGGCGCTGCGTGCGCCCGTTGTCGACGAGCCGAACCTGGCCGCGTGGTTGCGGATGGTGGGCCTGCTCGTCGGCTGAGTCGGCTGCGAGCTCAGTGCTCGGCCGGTGCGAAGACCAGGGCGCACGGGTCGAGCCGGAAGATCGGATGGTCCGCCACGTCCGGCAGCTCGGCGAGGAAGGCGTCGGCCCGCCGGCCGAGCCGCTTGAGGTATGCAGCCGCGATCCGGGCATGTTCGTCGCCGCGCAGTTCCGTGGCCCGGTACGGGTACCGGCGCCAGCGGATACGCAGCTCGCAGCGTCCGGCGACACGGAGGTTGCGCACCCACTGGGTTTCCCCGCGGCCGGCGATCACGTAGCGGTCGCCCTCGATGTCGAACGGGGCGACGGGGGTGCCGATCTCGCGTCCGCTGGTGCGGCCGCGCACGATGAGCGTGGGTGCGCCGAGGGTGCGCGCGACAGGGTTGACGACGTGCTGCAGGAACGGGCTGGGCGGTAGGTAGCCGCCCTGACGAACGTGGGTGGTGCTCACTGGAGGCTCCTTTCTCAAAGCGAGGCGCGCATCCGCCCCTCGCCGCACACGGTACTGCCGGCGCCGCGGCCGCGGAAGTGCTGCCCGAGGCGGCCTGTCTGAGAACTCTCGAATCATCCGCTGTGTTGGCGTGACCCGGCCCAACCGACGCCGGCAGGAAGACCGATCGCCTTTCCGCAGATTAAGACGCTGCCCGTCTGCCTGTCATTGACCCAGAGTACGTACGCACAGCACCGTGCGCGAGAGGCTGCGGCAGCCGAGCGTTTCCAGGAAGAGCGTGGTCGCATGAGCGATCGAGGTGTCTCGGCACCGAGGTGCCCGAACAGGGCGGGACCGCGCCGACGCGACGGACCCGCCTGCTCCTGGCTGACCCGCT
This is a stretch of genomic DNA from Cryobacterium soli. It encodes these proteins:
- a CDS encoding acetoin reductase, with amino-acid sequence MTVTNKVALVTGAGQGIGRGIALRLAQDGFDIAVADLAVQAEKAAGVITEIEALGRAAVFVSVDVSQRDDVFAAVDAAAQRLGGFDVIVNNAGIAQVTPLSEITEDELDSIFRINVNSVIWGIQAAVAKFDELGHPGKIINAASIASIQGFPILGAYSASKFAVRGITQVAAQELAPKKITVNAYAPGIVGTGMWDLIDEKLSAINGKPRGQNLKENVDGIALGRIETPEDVAKVVSFFAGPDSDYVTGQVLLVDGGMLYN
- a CDS encoding glutaredoxin domain-containing protein, whose product is MTTPATPAAADLTMFGAEWCKDCRRSKKLLDGLGVAYDYVDLETVEDGADRARAISGRTQIPVLVFADNSHMVEPSDADVRAKLLALGTI
- a CDS encoding MFS transporter produces the protein MTPPARSSIRPAVEVRRARVAVAVLFFTNGALFANLIPRYPAIKSELGLSNAEFGLAVAAFPLGALIAGLAAGMLIRRFRSSRVAIASTILTSVGLIVAGIAPSWIALAAGIFLAGAMDSITDVAQNSHGLRVQRLYKRSILNSFHAVWSIGAVTGGLLGAAAAQLDVPRGTHLVVSAVTFSLFALYTYRFLLAGPEPLEPEAAAPIATTVPTRSPARLGKWLVLGALVVIAASGAVVEDAGASWSAIYLTDTLETSALVAGLGFIALQGMQFIGRMLGDSLVDRFGQRAVARAGGAIVFLGMGSALAFPSIPGTIVGFGLAGLGVATLIPAAMHAADELPGFRAGTGLTIVAWLLRLGFLVSPPIVGAIADLTTLRYGLLVVPLAGLLVVLFAPVLATRVRPGAADVTPSDEPELTSAS
- a CDS encoding FAD-dependent monooxygenase translates to MTGFDTDVLVVGAGTTGLTLALQAHDHGARVRIVERRPEPFRPSRAMVMHPRTLELLRPLGVTDALLGRGDTSPSVRLHLGSREVLVSVDRFDLPGTAFPHLLLIRQADVEAVLAAALAERGVLVERGTEVVRVARLGGGGARAVLRGDDRPEQEVRCRYLAGCDGPASLVRRSVGGWLGGDYAQEVVLADLELEASASLEPGVAQVVVGRRGLVFLFNIGERAGWRMLATRPAGADRQPFGQPGPTVPATALQSLLDAAGLPARIASVAWSAQVRLQHRLASRFSRGPLFLAGDAAHAHSPAGAQGMNAGIHDAVNLGWKLALASSAGSAGSLAGLPGSALLDSYAAERRRADAAVLRLTHAIYWAEASLNPVAQLARGVLVPLAAPLVPWLLRRRRLTAAVVRTLAQFRLRYRHSPLSVEVQASLVPVRGGLARRGLRPGSRVADTLVRCEGRRVRLHELLAGPGVHILLQADARPVPERLLGALTHAYRLDDRPGTGMLVVRPDGYVALRAPVVDEPNLAAWLRMVGLLVG
- a CDS encoding nitroreductase/quinone reductase family protein, which gives rise to MSTTHVRQGGYLPPSPFLQHVVNPVARTLGAPTLIVRGRTSGREIGTPVAPFDIEGDRYVIAGRGETQWVRNLRVAGRCELRIRWRRYPYRATELRGDEHARIAAAYLKRLGRRADAFLAELPDVADHPIFRLDPCALVFAPAEH